One genomic window of Polyangiaceae bacterium includes the following:
- a CDS encoding SDR family oxidoreductase, producing the protein MKTILITGCSSGFGLETARYFLERDWKVIATMRSPREDALPASEQLRVLPLDVTNPESIVRLVQEAGPIDVLVNNAGVGLLSVFQGTPLESVRGVFETNTFGAMALCRAFLPQFTEKKSGVLVNVSSTVTLRPLPLLATYTASKAALNAFTECLALELAPFDVRVRLVLPGQCRETPFGQNARAMMEATGVSIPEAYADFARGVFERVSSGVSALSTNAIDVAEAVWRAANDTQCPLRLPAGADAVEWARG; encoded by the coding sequence ATGAAGACGATTTTGATCACCGGCTGCTCTTCCGGCTTTGGACTTGAAACTGCCCGCTACTTCCTCGAGCGAGACTGGAAGGTGATCGCCACCATGCGGTCGCCTCGGGAGGATGCGTTGCCGGCGTCGGAGCAGCTGCGCGTGCTGCCGCTCGACGTGACAAACCCGGAGAGCATCGTGCGCCTCGTTCAGGAAGCGGGGCCCATCGACGTGTTGGTGAACAACGCCGGGGTGGGTTTGCTCAGCGTGTTCCAGGGCACGCCGCTCGAGAGCGTGCGTGGTGTGTTCGAGACCAACACGTTTGGGGCAATGGCGCTGTGCCGGGCGTTTCTTCCACAGTTCACTGAGAAGAAGTCGGGCGTCCTCGTCAACGTATCGTCCACCGTAACCCTCAGGCCGCTGCCATTGCTCGCCACCTACACGGCGAGCAAAGCCGCGCTGAATGCGTTCACCGAATGCCTTGCGCTGGAGCTCGCGCCGTTCGACGTTCGGGTGCGCCTGGTGTTGCCGGGCCAGTGTCGCGAGACGCCGTTTGGGCAGAACGCGCGAGCGATGATGGAGGCGACGGGAGTCAGCATTCCCGAGGCCTATGCGGACTTCGCGCGTGGTGTTTTCGAGCGCGTCAGCAGCGGCGTCTCCGCGCTTTCTACGAACGCCATCGACGTCGCCGAAGCAGTCTGGCGAGCGGCCAACGACACGCAGTGCCCCCTGCGCTTACCCGCTGGGGCTGACGCCGTCGAGTGGGCGAGGGGCTAG
- a CDS encoding winged helix-turn-helix transcriptional regulator produces MSIKYGQICPISKAAEILGERWTLLIIRELLLGTSRFSDFQRALSQISPSLLTKRLNQLVDAELVIKKKSSEKRTEYFLTPAGRELQPLLMELGNWGSRWARGQMSDDEQDIEMLMFDFCRRIDASELPACRNVVHFVVGGVERFPRWWIIIDNDQRELCVDKPVDPVDLTVSTDVRTLSEIWAGDTPIADAKRAGRFELKGSPVLSRTISAWFRRGIFADVRPAAE; encoded by the coding sequence ATGAGCATCAAGTACGGCCAAATCTGCCCCATTTCCAAAGCCGCCGAGATCCTCGGGGAACGCTGGACACTGCTCATCATCCGCGAGCTCTTGCTCGGCACCAGCCGCTTCAGCGATTTTCAGCGTGCCCTCTCGCAGATCTCCCCAAGCCTGCTGACGAAGCGGCTGAACCAGCTCGTGGACGCGGAGCTGGTGATCAAAAAGAAATCCTCAGAGAAACGCACGGAGTACTTCCTGACTCCTGCGGGGCGTGAGCTGCAGCCGCTCCTGATGGAGCTCGGCAACTGGGGCAGTCGCTGGGCGCGGGGGCAGATGTCCGACGACGAGCAAGACATCGAGATGCTGATGTTCGACTTCTGCCGCCGCATCGACGCGTCCGAGCTGCCTGCGTGTCGCAACGTCGTTCACTTCGTCGTCGGAGGCGTCGAGCGCTTTCCGCGCTGGTGGATCATCATCGACAACGACCAGCGGGAGCTGTGCGTCGACAAACCGGTAGATCCGGTCGACCTCACCGTGTCGACGGACGTGCGCACCCTGAGCGAGATTTGGGCCGGAGACACGCCGATCGCAGACGCCAAGCGCGCCGGACGCTTCGAGCTCAAGGGCTCGCCGGTGCTCTCACGCACCATTTCCGCATGGTTCCGCAGAGGGATCTTCGCTGACGTGCGACCCGCGGCAGAGTGA
- a CDS encoding DUF1801 domain-containing protein, with amino-acid sequence MPSPDALFRLDSALTQDPRVAAWFREQNPALGALAERWFNQLRQSGPDVLELMHDGAPTACIADAALGYVNVYTHHVNLGFFRGAFLADPTKLLEGSGKRMRHVKLRPGLAVDAAALEALIAAAYQDLSAQLALA; translated from the coding sequence ATGCCGTCGCCGGATGCACTGTTCAGGCTTGATTCCGCGCTGACACAAGACCCCCGGGTCGCCGCTTGGTTCCGCGAGCAGAACCCCGCGCTAGGCGCGCTCGCGGAGCGATGGTTCAACCAACTACGGCAATCCGGCCCCGATGTGCTGGAGCTGATGCATGACGGCGCGCCGACCGCTTGCATCGCAGACGCGGCGCTCGGCTACGTGAACGTGTACACCCATCACGTGAATCTCGGCTTCTTTCGTGGCGCGTTCTTGGCGGACCCGACGAAGCTGCTCGAGGGCAGCGGCAAGCGCATGCGTCACGTGAAACTGCGCCCTGGACTCGCGGTGGATGCCGCAGCGCTCGAAGCGCTGATAGCCGCGGCGTATCAAGATCTGTCGGCCCAGCTGGCGCTTGCCTAA
- a CDS encoding glycosyltransferase family 39 protein, with amino-acid sequence MSERRGLLAIAGAGGLLRLWLALRNLDVVDRLFVPDDTYYTLSIARSLADGVGPSINGQLTSGFQPLLAFIAAPVFAITSNPDAALRFVLILGAISDAFCIFALGDLARRLGGRHAGVLAAALWALSPAAVSNALGGLETSLALALELWLVVCWCELRSHSTRKRAALCGLLAGLALLARVDAVFLVAGLGVSELLRRSFKTIVVAAGVAALVVAPWWLYSWVQFGSVIPESGGAVREIVRMHQSLYLKPPMQIGWALGSLLGVFGDTTRLKQALFDNAGATWAALIGAVVLGASFAKRWLPLNGPTAPITAFAAHGVLLLGFYALFLPAIWFFPRYLAATEAGLVLAVAVFVSRLRTKTQSRVGYAAFACGLAYAAATTLPWLFLTPEQTPSKGLHGAKGYREAAREVLELLPEGATVGALQSGALSYYAPGDVRVINLDGVVDAEALDAGKAHQLSGYAKRRGVTHFADWKFNFEAFVRLSRPEELPQNVRFVDAASPQGDDRFFVYALEW; translated from the coding sequence GTGAGCGAACGCCGAGGGTTGTTGGCAATCGCCGGCGCTGGCGGACTTTTGCGTCTTTGGCTTGCCCTGCGGAACTTGGATGTCGTCGACCGCCTCTTCGTCCCTGACGACACCTACTACACGCTCAGCATCGCGCGTTCTTTGGCGGATGGCGTCGGCCCGAGCATCAACGGTCAGCTAACCTCGGGCTTTCAGCCGCTTTTGGCTTTCATCGCCGCGCCAGTTTTCGCCATCACGTCGAACCCGGACGCTGCCTTGCGCTTCGTGCTGATCCTCGGGGCAATCAGCGACGCTTTCTGCATCTTCGCGCTGGGCGATCTCGCGCGACGCTTGGGCGGCAGACACGCGGGGGTTCTCGCGGCGGCCTTGTGGGCGCTATCCCCTGCGGCGGTGAGTAACGCGCTCGGTGGCTTGGAGACCAGCCTCGCGCTGGCTTTGGAGCTTTGGCTGGTGGTCTGCTGGTGTGAACTCCGCAGTCATTCTACACGGAAACGGGCCGCGCTCTGCGGCTTGCTAGCAGGCCTTGCGCTGCTCGCACGAGTCGATGCGGTGTTCCTCGTGGCTGGTTTGGGGGTGAGTGAGCTCCTGCGTCGCAGCTTCAAAACCATTGTGGTCGCAGCGGGAGTCGCGGCGCTCGTGGTCGCGCCGTGGTGGCTCTACTCTTGGGTGCAATTCGGTAGCGTGATCCCTGAGAGTGGCGGCGCGGTGCGGGAGATCGTGCGCATGCACCAGTCGCTGTACCTCAAGCCGCCGATGCAGATCGGTTGGGCCCTTGGTTCGCTGCTCGGTGTGTTCGGCGACACCACGCGGCTCAAGCAAGCGCTGTTCGACAATGCGGGCGCCACCTGGGCGGCGCTCATTGGTGCGGTGGTGCTAGGCGCTTCCTTCGCGAAACGCTGGCTACCGCTGAATGGTCCAACCGCGCCGATCACGGCCTTCGCGGCGCACGGCGTGCTATTGCTGGGGTTTTACGCGCTCTTCTTGCCTGCGATTTGGTTCTTTCCGCGTTACCTCGCGGCAACTGAGGCAGGCCTGGTACTCGCGGTCGCGGTGTTCGTGAGTCGGTTGCGGACGAAGACACAATCGCGAGTCGGATACGCGGCGTTTGCCTGCGGGCTTGCCTACGCTGCCGCCACGACGTTGCCCTGGCTGTTCCTCACCCCCGAACAAACTCCCAGCAAGGGGTTGCACGGAGCCAAGGGCTACCGAGAAGCAGCTCGGGAAGTGCTAGAGCTACTGCCAGAAGGTGCGACGGTCGGCGCGCTCCAGAGCGGCGCGCTCAGCTACTACGCGCCCGGCGACGTGCGCGTGATCAACCTGGACGGCGTGGTGGACGCGGAGGCGTTGGACGCCGGAAAGGCGCACCAACTCTCGGGCTACGCGAAGCGCCGCGGGGTGACGCACTTTGCCGACTGGAAATTCAACTTTGAAGCGTTCGTGCGGCTCTCGCGCCCCGAAGAGCTTCCGCAGAACGTGAGGTTCGTCGACGCCGCGAGCCCCCAAGGTGACGATCGATTCTTCGTCTACGCGCTCGAGTGGTAG
- a CDS encoding phosphatase PAP2 family protein: MPRAAVTARRFLSCYRAIGLLPLLTLCVTALAALVHHHSSLPTAYTWLEPLRTLKDVVSEQNFIAAIVAIFLLGRLRLRGGWRFDLAFDGARLRRNALVRMAFGACVIAADVALFEHHTWLDALGLMIAALVLPLPESSQRRRVVGEVIVAAVVFLLICYAFTIFKALVLVDRSLWDARIIALERSVFGVEPHRYFAALGARSPSLSAWCDWVYFHFFPHMALVNVLLVGMRASRERIEYLGALAICYILGGPLYWLFPGVGPSYHEPQLFRFLMDVPNGLTLPVRGWLDGNTQAVLMGKAQVVRTWGYVACMPSLHIAQEVVMLWYARRSRLALAISILFTGLTVLAVMLLGWHYPTDVVAGCAVAALAVWMAHRWRGSLLPERVMPAEDQAVPPRPQWGELLAGLRRLAGARVE; the protein is encoded by the coding sequence ATGCCTCGGGCTGCCGTGACCGCGCGGCGCTTCCTGAGCTGCTACCGCGCGATCGGGTTGCTTCCCCTCCTCACGCTGTGCGTGACCGCCCTCGCAGCGTTGGTGCATCACCACAGCTCGCTGCCAACAGCGTACACCTGGCTCGAGCCGCTACGCACGCTGAAGGATGTCGTTTCCGAGCAGAATTTCATCGCAGCGATCGTAGCGATCTTTCTGCTCGGCAGGCTGCGCCTGCGGGGTGGATGGCGCTTCGACCTGGCGTTCGACGGCGCGCGACTCAGGCGGAACGCGCTCGTGCGCATGGCGTTCGGAGCCTGCGTGATAGCGGCCGACGTCGCACTCTTCGAGCATCACACTTGGCTCGACGCGCTTGGCCTGATGATCGCCGCGTTGGTGCTGCCACTGCCAGAGTCCAGCCAGCGCCGCCGAGTCGTTGGCGAGGTGATCGTCGCAGCCGTGGTGTTCCTGTTGATCTGCTACGCGTTCACCATCTTCAAAGCGCTGGTGCTGGTTGATCGCTCGCTGTGGGACGCACGGATCATCGCCCTGGAACGCTCAGTGTTCGGCGTGGAACCCCATCGCTACTTCGCGGCCCTCGGCGCACGGAGCCCGAGTCTCAGCGCGTGGTGCGACTGGGTCTACTTTCACTTCTTTCCCCACATGGCGTTGGTCAACGTACTCTTGGTGGGCATGCGCGCTTCTCGGGAACGCATCGAGTATCTCGGAGCGCTGGCCATCTGTTACATCCTTGGCGGGCCGCTTTATTGGCTCTTTCCCGGCGTTGGACCGAGCTACCACGAGCCCCAGTTGTTTCGTTTCCTCATGGATGTACCGAACGGGCTCACCCTCCCCGTGCGGGGCTGGCTGGATGGCAACACTCAAGCGGTGCTGATGGGCAAAGCGCAAGTGGTGCGGACTTGGGGCTACGTGGCCTGCATGCCCAGCCTGCACATCGCTCAGGAAGTCGTGATGTTGTGGTACGCTCGGCGCTCCCGACTGGCACTCGCAATTTCGATCCTGTTCACTGGCTTGACGGTACTCGCGGTGATGTTGCTCGGGTGGCATTACCCCACAGACGTCGTCGCTGGCTGCGCCGTGGCAGCGCTCGCGGTGTGGATGGCCCATCGTTGGCGCGGCTCGCTGCTTCCCGAGCGGGTCATGCCAGCGGAAGACCAAGCGGTGCCGCCACGTCCGCAGTGGGGCGAGTTGCTCGCTGGGCTGCGACGCTTGGCTGGCGCGAGGGTCGAGTGA